A window of Rhododendron vialii isolate Sample 1 chromosome 13a, ASM3025357v1 contains these coding sequences:
- the LOC131314409 gene encoding putative F-box protein At1g49610 isoform X2, whose product MSRKRKVITSYSEPATVDRIGECPDSLLVHILSLLPIEDAVRTQVLSKRWQLLWTFLPSLLFRSPLRYPVFNDDDSDDEDFRVASSDEFTAFVDKTLMFSNSKVEKFEVGFEYEPRFASSVDSWTWFAAGKGVEELHLQLWPDVFDLHEDERYELPQILYGNSKFRELLFSCCRVIPKGNVAWYSLKKLSIGYVNLSSDVIEKILAGSPVLEMLELHHCEGFRRLSVTNSCVKKLILRDFLCNGDEFGSGLEISAPYLLSLEMSGGLGRSCRFMNVSSLVDAVFNCQFVCAEQDRANDTERIQDMVRGLLASLVHVKNLMLGAWAIEVLSIMEAKGLSCPLLECECLTVHTQINKHVLLGIASILKSTPNLERLAMTLSLFLLEYNRLVTA is encoded by the exons ATGAGCCGCAAACGGAAAGTTATTACTAGTTACTCTGAGCCCGCCACCGTCGACCGAATCGGCGAGTGTCCCGACTCTCTGCTCGTTCACATTCTCTCCCTCTTACCGATCGAAGACGCCGTCCGAACCCAAGTCTTGTCCAAGCGTTGGCAACTCCTCTGGACCTTCCTCCCTTCCCTGCTTTTCCGTTCCCCCTTGCGTTACCCTGTGTTCAATGACGATGAttccgacgacgaggatttcaGAGTTGCAAGCAGTGATGAATTCACCGCCTTTGTCGACAAAACGCTAATGTTTTCCAACTCCAAGGTCGAGAAATTCGAGGTTGGTTTCGAATACGAGCCGCGCTTCGCTTCGAGCGTCGATTCGTGGACTTGGTTTGCAGCGGGAAAGGGCGTCGAGGAGCTTCACCTTCAGCTCTGGCCCGACGTCTTCGATTTGCATGAGGATGAACGGTACGAGTTGCCACAGATTTTGTACGGCAATTCTAAGTTCAGAGAGTTGCTATTTTCATGCTGTAGGGTTATTCCTAAAGGAAATGTTGCTTGGTATTCGCTAAAGAAATTGTCAATCGGTTACGTGAATTTGAGTAGTGATGTCATTGAAAAGATATTAGCGGGCAGTCCTGTGTTGGAAATGTTGGAACTGCATCATTGCGAAGGTTTTCGTCGTTTGTCTGTCACTAATTCGTGCGTGAAGAAATTGATCCTGAGAGATTTTTTGTGTAATGGGGATGAATTTGGCAGTGGGTTGGAAATTTCGGCCCCTTATCTCCTATCGTTGGAGATGTCGGGCGGTTTAGGGAGGAGCTGTCGATTTATGAACGTATCATCATTGGTTGATGCTGTCTTCAACTGCCAGTTTGTATGTGCTGAGCAAGACCGGGCTAATGATACTGAAAGGATTCAAGATATGGTACGAGGACTTCTTGCAAGTCTTGTTCATGTGAAGAATCTTATGCTAGGTGCTTGGGCGATTGAG GTGCTATCAATTATGGAAGCAAAAGGCTTGAGTTGTCCATTGTTGGAATGCGAATGTCTAACAGTACATACACAGATCAATAAACATGTGCTCCTTGGGATAGCAAGCATTTTGAAAAGTACACCTAATTTGGAGAGATTGGCCATGACCTTGTCCCTTTTCTTATTGGAG TATAACAGATTGGTGACTGCTTAA
- the LOC131314409 gene encoding putative F-box protein At1g49610 isoform X1 — MSRKRKVITSYSEPATVDRIGECPDSLLVHILSLLPIEDAVRTQVLSKRWQLLWTFLPSLLFRSPLRYPVFNDDDSDDEDFRVASSDEFTAFVDKTLMFSNSKVEKFEVGFEYEPRFASSVDSWTWFAAGKGVEELHLQLWPDVFDLHEDERYELPQILYGNSKFRELLFSCCRVIPKGNVAWYSLKKLSIGYVNLSSDVIEKILAGSPVLEMLELHHCEGFRRLSVTNSCVKKLILRDFLCNGDEFGSGLEISAPYLLSLEMSGGLGRSCRFMNVSSLVDAVFNCQFVCAEQDRANDTERIQDMVRGLLASLVHVKNLMLGAWAIEVLSIMEAKGLSCPLLECECLTVHTQINKHVLLGIASILKSTPNLERLAMTLSLFLLEHFEIELAELCRYNEEQYWTAQKWTYNCLTLHLKNVKIAGSWWCRDSNFLAFIQLLLRNARVLQKMVITNPNDYRLEDYFQAAQELLSFPRSSPDAVVIFC; from the exons ATGAGCCGCAAACGGAAAGTTATTACTAGTTACTCTGAGCCCGCCACCGTCGACCGAATCGGCGAGTGTCCCGACTCTCTGCTCGTTCACATTCTCTCCCTCTTACCGATCGAAGACGCCGTCCGAACCCAAGTCTTGTCCAAGCGTTGGCAACTCCTCTGGACCTTCCTCCCTTCCCTGCTTTTCCGTTCCCCCTTGCGTTACCCTGTGTTCAATGACGATGAttccgacgacgaggatttcaGAGTTGCAAGCAGTGATGAATTCACCGCCTTTGTCGACAAAACGCTAATGTTTTCCAACTCCAAGGTCGAGAAATTCGAGGTTGGTTTCGAATACGAGCCGCGCTTCGCTTCGAGCGTCGATTCGTGGACTTGGTTTGCAGCGGGAAAGGGCGTCGAGGAGCTTCACCTTCAGCTCTGGCCCGACGTCTTCGATTTGCATGAGGATGAACGGTACGAGTTGCCACAGATTTTGTACGGCAATTCTAAGTTCAGAGAGTTGCTATTTTCATGCTGTAGGGTTATTCCTAAAGGAAATGTTGCTTGGTATTCGCTAAAGAAATTGTCAATCGGTTACGTGAATTTGAGTAGTGATGTCATTGAAAAGATATTAGCGGGCAGTCCTGTGTTGGAAATGTTGGAACTGCATCATTGCGAAGGTTTTCGTCGTTTGTCTGTCACTAATTCGTGCGTGAAGAAATTGATCCTGAGAGATTTTTTGTGTAATGGGGATGAATTTGGCAGTGGGTTGGAAATTTCGGCCCCTTATCTCCTATCGTTGGAGATGTCGGGCGGTTTAGGGAGGAGCTGTCGATTTATGAACGTATCATCATTGGTTGATGCTGTCTTCAACTGCCAGTTTGTATGTGCTGAGCAAGACCGGGCTAATGATACTGAAAGGATTCAAGATATGGTACGAGGACTTCTTGCAAGTCTTGTTCATGTGAAGAATCTTATGCTAGGTGCTTGGGCGATTGAG GTGCTATCAATTATGGAAGCAAAAGGCTTGAGTTGTCCATTGTTGGAATGCGAATGTCTAACAGTACATACACAGATCAATAAACATGTGCTCCTTGGGATAGCAAGCATTTTGAAAAGTACACCTAATTTGGAGAGATTGGCCATGACCTTGTCCCTTTTCTTATTGGAG CACTTTGAGATCGAACTCGCGGAGCTTTGCCGTTATAATGAAGAGCAATATTGGACAGCGCAAAAGTGGACTTACAATTGCTTGACACTGCATCTCAAAAATGTTAAGATTGCTGGTAGTTGGTGGTGTCGTGACTCCAACTTTCTTGCTTTCATACAATTACTGTTGAGGAATGCCAGGGTGCTGCAAAAGATGGTTATCACTAACCCAAATGATTATCGGTTGGAGGATTATTTCCAAGCAGCTCAAGAGCTTTTAAGCTTTCCCCGATCCTCTCCTGATGCAGTAGTTATCTTCTGCTAG
- the LOC131314048 gene encoding F-box/LRR-repeat protein At3g03360-like: MIVRVFGRLFLQGLSVWQPSYKTGFQKEISVFRREKFLKKFGVDFGYEPRFTSNVNSWTRFAVGKDVEELCLEFHSAVYRLNADEFYELPQLLYANSRFKELRFSLCWVTPKGNVAWNSLNKLSIGYVELSEDVIERILAGSPVLEFLELHHCKGFIRFVVTNSCVKKLILRDFSCTSDYNEYRLEIPAPYLVSMEISDGLERCCRFMDVSSLVDAVFNYNLVLFDEDRAVDYERIQNMVVGLLASLAHVKNLTLGRYYNDLGLISES; this comes from the exons ATGATTGTGAGGGTGTTTGGCCGCTTGTTTTTGCAGGGTTTGAGTGTTTGGCAACCATCTTACAAAACAGGTTTTCAGAAAGAGATTAGCGTGTTTCGTcgtgaaaaattt CTCAAGAAATTCGGGGTTGATTTCGGATACGAGCCGCGCTTCACTTCGAATGTGAATTCATGGACTCGATTCGCGGTGGGAAAGGACGTGGAGGAGCTGTGCTTGGAATTCCACTCCGCGGTCTACCGTTTGAATGCGGATGAATTTTACGAGTTGCCACAGCTTTTGTATGCCAATTCTCGGTTCAAAGAATTGCGATTTTCATTGTGTTGGGTTACGCCCAAAGGAAATGTTGCCTGGAATTCGCTAAACAAATTGTCCATTGGGTACGTGGAGTTGAGTGAGGATGTGATTGAAAGGATATTAGCGGGTAGTCCTGTGTTGGAGTTTTTGGAATTACATCATTGTAAAGGTTTTATTCGTTTTGTTGTCACTAATTCGTGTGTGAAGAAATTGATCCTGAGAGATTTTTCGTGTACTTCCGATTACAATGAATACAGGTTGGAAATTCCGGCTCCTTATCTCGTATCGATGGAGATTTCTGACGGTTTAGAAAGGTGTTGTCGATTTATGGACGTATCATCGTTGGTGGATGCTGTCTTCAACTACAACTTGGTATTATTTGACGAAGACAGGGCTGTTGATTATGAAAGGATTCAAAATATGGTAGTAGGACTTCTTGCGAGTCTTGCTCATGTGAAGAATCTTACGCTAGGTAGATATTACAATGACCTAGGACTAATCAGTGAAAGCTAA